Proteins from a genomic interval of Pseudomonas asplenii:
- a CDS encoding bifunctional 4-hydroxy-2-oxoglutarate aldolase/2-dehydro-3-deoxy-phosphogluconate aldolase, whose amino-acid sequence MTKNAPTVSMVDKVALIDELCTRARILPVITIAREQDVLPLADALAAGGLTALEVTLRSQFGLKAIEILREQRPELVTGAGTVLDRQMLAAAEAAGSQFIVTPGITRDLLEASVDSPIPLLPGISNASGIMEGYALGYRRFKLFPAEVSGGVAAIKALGGPFGEVKFCPTGGVGPGNIKSYMALKNVMCVGGSWMLDPEWIKNGDWSRIQECTAEALALLD is encoded by the coding sequence ATGACAAAAAATGCCCCGACCGTCTCCATGGTAGACAAGGTCGCCCTGATCGATGAGTTGTGCACCCGCGCCAGGATCCTGCCGGTCATTACCATCGCTCGCGAACAGGACGTGCTGCCACTGGCCGATGCCCTGGCCGCCGGCGGTCTGACTGCGCTGGAAGTAACCCTGCGTTCGCAGTTCGGCCTCAAGGCCATCGAGATCCTGCGCGAACAGCGTCCGGAACTGGTGACCGGTGCCGGTACCGTGCTCGATCGGCAGATGCTGGCGGCGGCAGAGGCGGCAGGTTCGCAGTTCATCGTCACCCCGGGCATTACCCGCGATCTGCTCGAGGCGAGTGTCGACAGCCCGATTCCCCTGTTGCCGGGCATCAGCAACGCCTCCGGAATCATGGAGGGTTATGCCCTCGGCTATCGCCGCTTCAAGCTGTTCCCGGCCGAAGTGAGCGGTGGTGTGGCGGCGATCAAGGCGCTCGGTGGTCCGTTTGGCGAAGTGAAATTCTGCCCGACCGGCGGTGTCGGTCCGGGCAATATCAAGAGCTACATGGCGCTGAAAAACGTCATGTGCGTGGGTGGCAGCTGGATGCTCGACCCGGAGTGGATCAAGAACGGCGACTGGAGCCGTATCCAGGAGTGCACCGCCGAGGCGCTGGCCCTGCTGGACTGA
- a CDS encoding aminotransferase class V-fold PLP-dependent enzyme, translated as MPGNEDNARNEHFWQAVAQRYDVEPGPINLENGYFGRMSRRVIEHYQHNIDFINRSNSVHVRQHFDQTGIVEIRADLAELMGLSDQSITFSPNATASLQTLIRNYNRLQPGDQVLYSDLEYETVKGALNWLERYRGVQVIRIEHAHPASFDSLLTSYREAFERYPRLKLMALTHVTHRTGLVMPVQAIVEAATEHGIEVILDGAHALGQIDFDLQKLGVMFAGFNLQKWIGAPLSLGVTYIAPERLADIDPDMGESHFPLSDIRSRTPHSTPNIPALMTLPTVFAEHREIGGAAAKGARLNYLRDLWVSEARRMPGIEVVTPDDPRLYGAITSLRFTRHADQQAMVERLLNDYNLFTVTRSGSACGPCIRVTPGFTTSVQDIDQLIKALAELSR; from the coding sequence ATGCCAGGGAATGAAGACAACGCCCGCAACGAGCACTTCTGGCAAGCCGTAGCCCAGCGCTACGACGTCGAGCCGGGTCCGATCAACCTGGAGAACGGCTACTTCGGCCGCATGAGCCGCAGGGTAATCGAGCACTACCAACACAATATCGACTTCATCAACCGCAGCAACTCGGTGCATGTGCGTCAGCATTTCGACCAGACCGGCATCGTCGAGATTCGTGCCGACCTCGCCGAACTCATGGGCCTCAGCGATCAATCGATCACCTTCAGCCCTAACGCCACCGCCTCCCTGCAAACGCTGATCCGCAACTACAACCGGCTGCAACCGGGTGACCAGGTGCTCTACAGCGATCTGGAATACGAGACGGTCAAGGGTGCACTGAACTGGCTGGAACGTTATCGCGGCGTGCAGGTGATCCGTATCGAGCACGCCCACCCGGCCAGCTTCGATTCGTTGCTGACGAGCTATCGCGAGGCGTTCGAACGCTACCCACGCCTGAAGCTGATGGCGTTGACCCATGTCACCCACCGTACCGGCCTGGTGATGCCGGTACAGGCCATCGTCGAGGCGGCCACCGAGCATGGCATCGAGGTGATTCTCGACGGCGCCCATGCGCTCGGACAAATCGACTTCGACTTGCAGAAACTGGGCGTGATGTTTGCCGGTTTCAACCTGCAGAAGTGGATCGGTGCCCCGCTGAGCCTGGGGGTGACCTACATCGCTCCCGAACGCCTGGCGGACATTGACCCGGACATGGGCGAGAGCCACTTTCCGCTGAGCGACATACGCTCGCGCACGCCCCACAGCACACCGAATATTCCGGCACTGATGACCCTGCCGACGGTGTTCGCCGAACATCGGGAAATCGGCGGTGCGGCGGCCAAGGGCGCGCGCCTGAACTATCTGCGCGACCTGTGGGTGAGCGAGGCACGCAGGATGCCCGGGATCGAGGTGGTCACCCCGGACGATCCACGCTTGTACGGCGCGATCACCTCGCTGCGCTTCACCCGCCACGCAGACCAGCAAGCGATGGTCGAGCGGCTGCTCAACGACTACAACCTGTTCACCGTGACCCGCAGCGGCTCGGCTTGTGGGCCATGTATTCGGGTCACGCCCGGGTTTACCACTTCGGTGCAGGACATTGACCAGTTGATCAAGGCGCTGGCTGAACTGAGTCGCTGA
- a CDS encoding DUF3820 family protein yields the protein MNPEKLELLVTREMPFGKYKGRILADLPGTYLNWFAREGFPHGELGGLLALMQEIDHNGLSDLLDPLRAKHGKPKPRH from the coding sequence ATGAATCCTGAGAAACTCGAACTGCTGGTCACCCGTGAAATGCCCTTCGGCAAATACAAGGGGCGAATTCTCGCCGACCTGCCCGGCACCTACCTGAACTGGTTCGCCCGCGAAGGCTTCCCTCACGGTGAACTCGGTGGTCTGCTGGCGTTGATGCAGGAGATCGACCACAACGGACTCTCCGATCTGCTTGACCCGCTGCGCGCCAAACACGGCAAACCCAAACCCCGTCACTGA
- a CDS encoding PA2169 family four-helix-bundle protein — protein sequence MTDVNKEAISILNHLIEVSKDGQEGFKTCAEDIKHPELKALFAKRSSECAAAAAELQAEVRKLGGDPETSTSVAGDLHRRWVDVKSLFTGKGEEAVLNEAERGEDHAKKEYREALEKLAKHNMLGLRDVVDRQYQGVLRNHDQVKALRNIARAS from the coding sequence ATGACCGATGTGAATAAAGAAGCCATTTCGATCCTCAACCACCTGATCGAAGTCAGCAAGGACGGCCAGGAAGGCTTCAAGACCTGTGCCGAGGATATCAAGCATCCCGAACTCAAGGCGCTGTTCGCCAAACGTTCGAGCGAGTGTGCGGCTGCGGCTGCAGAACTGCAGGCCGAAGTGCGTAAGCTCGGTGGCGATCCGGAGACTTCCACCAGTGTCGCCGGCGACCTGCATCGTCGTTGGGTCGATGTGAAGTCGCTGTTTACCGGTAAGGGTGAAGAGGCAGTGCTAAACGAGGCCGAGCGTGGTGAAGACCATGCCAAGAAGGAGTATCGCGAAGCTCTGGAGAAGCTGGCCAAGCACAATATGCTGGGCCTGCGCGATGTGGTCGATCGCCAGTATCAGGGTGTGCTGCGCAACCATGACCAGGTCAAGGCGCTACGCAACATTGCTCGCGCCAGCTGA
- a CDS encoding MaoC family dehydratase → MTQVTNTPYETLEVGQTATYSKTVEERDIQLFAAMSGDHNPVHLDAEFAAASMFKERIAHGMFSGALISAAVACELPGPGTIYLGQQMSFQKPVKIGDTLTVRLEILEKLPKFRVRIATRVFNQRDELVVDGEAEILAPRKQQTVTLTSPPPITIGGV, encoded by the coding sequence ATGACCCAGGTGACCAACACACCTTACGAAACCCTCGAAGTCGGCCAGACCGCTACCTACAGCAAGACCGTGGAAGAGCGCGACATCCAGCTGTTCGCTGCAATGTCCGGCGACCACAACCCGGTGCACCTGGATGCCGAGTTCGCCGCTGCGAGCATGTTCAAGGAACGCATCGCCCACGGCATGTTCAGCGGCGCGCTGATCAGCGCGGCGGTCGCTTGCGAACTGCCTGGGCCTGGCACTATTTACCTGGGTCAGCAAATGAGCTTCCAGAAACCGGTGAAGATCGGCGACACGTTGACCGTACGCCTGGAAATCCTCGAGAAGCTGCCCAAGTTTCGGGTGCGTATCGCCACCCGCGTGTTCAACCAGCGCGATGAGCTGGTAGTTGATGGCGAGGCGGAAATCCTTGCGCCCCGCAAACAGCAGACCGTGACCCTGACCAGCCCGCCACCGATCACCATCGGCGGCGTCTGA
- a CDS encoding alpha/beta hydrolase: protein MIHDSFWLTASDHSRLYVNRWLPQGEPVAVIMLSHGMAEHSGRYARLAGALCAAGYGLYAPDQRGHGKSAEHAVLGHYADQDGWSAVVSDLASLDQYIGEQHPGKPIILLGHSMGSYIAQAYLLHHSASLQGAILSGSNFQPVALYRAARAIARFERWRQGPTGRSALIDWLSFGAFNKAFKPNRTAFDWLSRDPEEVDKYIADPLCGFRCTNQMWIDMLGGLQQISKPGNLAQIDPGLPLLVIGGEHDPVSEGKRLKDLADALRNAGSQNLQLSVYPQARHELFNETNRDEVTHDVLQWLEQTLAHRRPVHAE, encoded by the coding sequence ATGATCCATGACAGCTTCTGGCTGACCGCGAGTGACCACAGCCGCCTTTACGTCAATCGCTGGTTGCCGCAGGGTGAGCCCGTGGCGGTGATCATGCTGTCCCATGGCATGGCCGAGCACAGCGGGCGTTATGCCCGCCTGGCCGGGGCGTTGTGCGCGGCAGGATACGGGCTGTACGCCCCCGACCAGCGCGGCCATGGCAAAAGCGCCGAACATGCGGTGCTCGGGCACTATGCCGACCAGGACGGCTGGAGCGCCGTGGTCAGCGACCTGGCGAGCCTCGACCAATACATCGGCGAACAGCACCCTGGAAAGCCCATCATCCTGCTCGGCCACAGCATGGGCAGCTACATCGCCCAGGCCTACCTGCTGCATCACAGTGCCAGCCTGCAGGGCGCAATACTCAGCGGCTCGAACTTCCAGCCTGTTGCGCTCTACCGCGCAGCCCGCGCCATCGCCCGATTCGAGCGCTGGCGCCAGGGGCCGACCGGCCGCAGTGCGCTGATCGACTGGCTGTCGTTCGGCGCCTTCAACAAGGCCTTCAAGCCCAACCGTACGGCCTTCGACTGGCTCAGCCGCGATCCGGAGGAAGTCGACAAGTACATCGCCGACCCGCTCTGCGGCTTCCGTTGTACCAACCAGATGTGGATCGACATGCTCGGCGGCCTGCAGCAGATCAGCAAGCCCGGCAACCTCGCGCAGATAGACCCCGGCCTGCCGTTGCTGGTGATCGGTGGCGAACATGATCCGGTCAGCGAGGGCAAGCGTCTGAAGGATCTTGCCGACGCATTGCGCAATGCAGGTAGCCAGAACCTGCAATTGAGCGTCTACCCACAGGCGCGGCATGAACTCTTCAATGAAACCAACCGCGATGAAGTGACCCACGACGTGCTGCAGTGGCTGGAGCAGACCCTGGCGCATCGTCGCCCGGTGCATGCCGAATAA
- the fadD2 gene encoding long-chain-fatty-acid--CoA ligase FadD2, whose amino-acid sequence MQPDFWNDKRPAGVPLDIEVGAYKSVVEVFERSCKKFADRPAFSCMGVTLSYAELERYSAAFAGYLQAHTDLRPGDRIAVQLPNVLHYPIAVFGAMRAGLIVVNTNPLYTVREMRHQFKDSGARALVYLNLFGSRVQEVLPDTGIEFLIEAKMGDLMSPAKGWLTNLVVDKVKKLVPPYQLPRAISFKSALHLGRGRDIQPLQVSLDDVAVLQYTGGTTGLAKGAMLTHGNLVANMQQARACMSQIGADGHPLLKEGQEVIIAPLPLYHIYAFTAHCMCMMVTGNHNVLIGNPRDIDGFVKELKKWRFSALLGLNTLFVALMEHPQFKSLDFSALKLTNSGGTALVKATADRWQKTTGCRITEGYGLTETSPVACTNPYGELGRLGTVGLPLPGTALKITDDNGVEQPLGQRGELCIKGPQVMKGYWQQPQATAEVLDDEGWFKTGDIAVIDTDGFVRIVDRKKDMIIVSGFNVYPNEIEDVVMAHPKVANCAVIGVPDERSGEAVKLFVVAREAGVSVEELKAYCKENFTGYKIPKHIVLRDSLPMTPVGKILRRELRDIA is encoded by the coding sequence ATGCAACCTGATTTCTGGAATGATAAACGCCCGGCTGGCGTGCCCCTGGACATTGAGGTGGGGGCCTACAAGTCGGTGGTCGAAGTGTTCGAGCGTTCCTGCAAGAAATTCGCCGATCGCCCAGCTTTCAGCTGCATGGGCGTGACCCTCAGCTACGCCGAACTGGAGCGTTACAGCGCGGCCTTCGCCGGCTACCTGCAAGCCCATACCGACCTGCGCCCCGGCGATCGCATCGCGGTCCAACTGCCCAATGTGCTGCACTATCCGATTGCGGTGTTTGGTGCGATGCGGGCGGGGCTGATCGTGGTCAACACCAACCCGCTTTATACCGTGCGCGAGATGCGCCATCAGTTCAAGGACTCCGGCGCCCGTGCGCTGGTATACCTCAACCTGTTCGGCTCGCGGGTTCAGGAGGTGCTGCCCGATACCGGCATCGAGTTCCTGATCGAAGCGAAGATGGGCGACCTGATGTCGCCGGCCAAGGGTTGGCTGACCAACCTGGTGGTCGACAAGGTGAAGAAGCTGGTGCCGCCTTACCAACTGCCCCGGGCGATCTCGTTCAAGAGTGCCTTGCACCTGGGACGTGGCCGGGACATTCAGCCGTTGCAGGTCAGCCTCGACGATGTCGCGGTACTGCAGTACACCGGTGGTACCACGGGCCTGGCCAAGGGGGCGATGCTGACCCATGGCAACCTGGTGGCGAACATGCAGCAGGCACGAGCCTGCATGTCCCAGATCGGCGCCGATGGTCATCCGTTGCTCAAGGAAGGCCAGGAGGTGATCATCGCGCCGCTGCCGCTGTACCACATCTATGCATTCACCGCGCACTGCATGTGCATGATGGTCACCGGCAACCATAACGTACTGATCGGCAATCCACGGGACATCGACGGCTTCGTCAAGGAGCTGAAAAAGTGGCGTTTTTCCGCGCTGCTGGGGCTCAACACTCTATTTGTTGCGCTGATGGAGCACCCGCAGTTCAAGAGTCTGGATTTTTCCGCCCTCAAACTCACCAATTCCGGTGGCACTGCGTTGGTCAAGGCTACCGCCGATCGCTGGCAGAAAACCACGGGCTGTCGCATCACCGAGGGTTACGGGCTGACCGAAACCTCTCCCGTGGCGTGTACCAACCCCTATGGCGAACTGGGTCGTCTGGGTACGGTCGGCCTTCCGCTGCCGGGTACCGCCTTGAAAATCACCGATGACAATGGCGTCGAGCAGCCGCTGGGGCAGCGTGGCGAATTGTGCATCAAGGGGCCGCAGGTGATGAAGGGCTACTGGCAGCAACCGCAGGCAACGGCTGAGGTGCTCGATGACGAGGGCTGGTTCAAGACCGGCGATATCGCAGTGATCGACACGGATGGTTTTGTCCGCATCGTCGATCGCAAGAAGGACATGATCATCGTCTCCGGTTTCAACGTGTATCCCAATGAAATCGAAGACGTGGTGATGGCTCATCCGAAAGTTGCCAATTGCGCGGTAATCGGCGTCCCGGACGAGCGTTCCGGCGAGGCGGTGAAGCTCTTCGTGGTGGCGCGGGAGGCCGGAGTGAGCGTCGAGGAGCTCAAGGCCTACTGCAAGGAGAACTTCACAGGCTACAAGATACCGAAGCATATCGTGCTGCGAGATTCGCTGCCGATGACGCCGGTGGGCAAGATCCTGCGGCGGGAGTTGCGCGATATCGCCTAA
- the fadD1 gene encoding long-chain-fatty-acid--CoA ligase FadD1, with protein sequence MIEDFWKDKYPAGIAAEINPDEYPNVQTVLKQSCQRFASKPAFSNLGKTLTYGELYELSGAFAAYLQQHTDLQPGDRIALQLPNLLQYPIAVFGAIRAGLIVVNTNPLYTAREMEHQFNDSGAKALVCLANMAHLAEAVVPKTGVRHVIVTEVADMLPPLKRLLINSVIKYVKKMVPAYHLPKAVRFNDVLSKGLGQPVQEANPASGDVAVLQYTGGTTGVAKGAMLTHRNLVANMLQCRALMGSELKEGCEIVITPLPLYHIYAFTFHCMAVMLLGNHNILISNPRDLPAMVKELSKWKFSAFVGLNTLFVSLCNNEAFRKLDFSALKVTLSGGMALQLAASERWKAVTGCSICEGYGMTETSPVASVNPSQNIQQGTIGVPVPSTLCKVINDEGVELPLGEVGELCIKGPQVMKGYWQRQDATDEILDSEGWLKTGDIAIIQPDGYMRIVDRKKDMILVSGFNVYPNELEDVLATLPGVLQCAAIGVPDEKSGELIKIFIVVKPGVTLTKEQVMEHMRANVTGYKVPRFVEFRDALPTTNVGKILRRELRDEELKKLGLKKTA encoded by the coding sequence ATGATCGAAGACTTTTGGAAGGATAAGTACCCAGCTGGGATTGCTGCCGAGATCAATCCAGATGAGTACCCGAATGTTCAGACGGTATTGAAACAGTCTTGCCAACGATTCGCCAGCAAGCCTGCCTTCAGCAACCTCGGCAAGACGCTTACCTATGGTGAGCTGTATGAGTTGTCCGGGGCTTTCGCTGCCTACCTGCAACAGCACACGGACCTGCAGCCGGGCGATCGGATCGCCTTGCAGTTGCCGAATCTGCTGCAATACCCGATTGCCGTGTTCGGTGCCATTCGCGCCGGCCTGATCGTGGTCAACACCAACCCGCTGTACACCGCGCGGGAAATGGAACACCAGTTCAACGATTCCGGCGCCAAGGCGCTGGTGTGCCTGGCGAACATGGCGCATCTGGCCGAGGCGGTGGTACCCAAGACCGGCGTTCGGCATGTCATCGTCACCGAAGTGGCCGACATGTTGCCGCCGCTCAAGCGCCTGCTGATCAACAGTGTCATCAAGTACGTGAAGAAGATGGTGCCGGCCTATCACCTGCCCAAGGCCGTCAGGTTCAACGACGTACTGAGCAAGGGCCTTGGCCAACCCGTCCAGGAAGCCAATCCGGCCAGCGGTGATGTGGCGGTGTTGCAGTACACCGGCGGCACCACCGGCGTGGCCAAGGGTGCGATGCTGACCCACCGCAACCTGGTGGCGAACATGTTGCAGTGCAGAGCGCTGATGGGTTCTGAACTCAAGGAAGGCTGTGAGATCGTCATCACGCCGTTGCCGCTCTACCATATCTATGCCTTCACTTTTCACTGCATGGCGGTGATGCTGCTGGGCAACCACAACATCCTGATCAGCAACCCGCGCGACCTGCCGGCGATGGTCAAGGAACTGTCGAAGTGGAAGTTCAGTGCCTTTGTCGGTCTCAATACCCTGTTTGTTTCGCTGTGCAACAACGAGGCGTTCCGCAAGCTGGACTTCTCCGCGCTCAAGGTTACTCTGTCCGGTGGCATGGCCTTGCAACTGGCGGCATCCGAGCGTTGGAAGGCCGTGACCGGCTGTTCCATCTGCGAAGGTTATGGCATGACCGAAACCAGCCCGGTGGCGTCGGTCAACCCGAGCCAGAATATCCAGCAGGGCACCATTGGTGTCCCGGTGCCATCGACCTTGTGCAAGGTAATCAACGACGAAGGTGTCGAGCTGCCGTTGGGTGAAGTCGGTGAGCTGTGCATCAAGGGCCCGCAGGTGATGAAGGGTTACTGGCAGCGCCAGGATGCCACCGACGAGATCCTCGACAGCGAAGGCTGGTTGAAGACTGGCGATATCGCGATCATCCAGCCGGACGGCTACATGCGGATTGTCGACCGCAAGAAGGACATGATTCTGGTATCGGGCTTCAACGTCTATCCGAACGAACTGGAGGACGTACTGGCGACGTTGCCGGGTGTGCTGCAATGCGCGGCCATCGGTGTGCCGGACGAGAAATCGGGCGAACTGATCAAGATCTTCATCGTCGTCAAACCGGGTGTGACCCTGACCAAGGAGCAGGTGATGGAGCACATGCGGGCCAATGTCACGGGCTACAAGGTGCCTCGGTTCGTCGAGTTCCGCGATGCGCTGCCGACCACCAACGTTGGCAAGATCCTGCGCCGCGAGCTGCGTGATGAAGAGTTGAAGAAGCTCGGCCTGAAGAAGACGGCCTGA
- a CDS encoding CsbD family protein produces the protein MSSTGDKIKGTANEAVGNIKQAIGKATDNDRLRAEGKAQELKGEAQKAKGNVKETIKKGIDRA, from the coding sequence ATGAGCAGCACTGGCGATAAGATCAAAGGCACGGCGAACGAAGCGGTCGGTAACATCAAGCAAGCCATCGGCAAGGCCACCGACAATGATCGGCTGCGTGCCGAAGGCAAAGCCCAGGAGCTGAAGGGCGAAGCCCAGAAAGCCAAGGGCAACGTCAAGGAAACCATCAAGAAAGGTATCGATCGGGCCTGA
- a CDS encoding YihY/virulence factor BrkB family protein: MIFPDLRGLPLHRVLIRTVKEFVDDEMSTYASALAYQMLFSLFPFLLFLIALIGFLHLPDFFSWLRMQSELVLPPQALDQVNPVIDQLQQSKGGLLSVGIVIALWTASSGVRLMMSAMNAAYDVAEGRPIWKRLPLSIFYTVGIAGMLLAAAALMVLGPQVMSWLAGQIGMEEFVVTLWTILRWPVIVLLLMFAVALMYYVMPDVKQKFVFITPGSVLAVVVWIVASLGFGYYVKTFADYNAMYGSIGAIIVLLLYFYISAAVLLLGAEMNAVIEHMSSEGKNPGEKDFHGQDDRAPIHGLGREHSLKSTTDEA; this comes from the coding sequence ATGATTTTTCCGGACTTGCGTGGTCTGCCCTTGCACCGTGTATTGATCCGTACGGTCAAGGAGTTCGTCGACGACGAGATGTCGACTTATGCGTCGGCACTGGCCTACCAGATGCTGTTTTCGCTGTTCCCCTTCCTGCTGTTCCTGATTGCCCTGATCGGCTTCCTGCACCTGCCGGACTTCTTCAGCTGGTTGCGCATGCAGTCGGAACTGGTGCTGCCGCCCCAGGCACTGGACCAGGTCAACCCGGTGATCGACCAGTTGCAGCAATCCAAGGGCGGCCTGCTTTCGGTGGGTATCGTCATCGCCCTGTGGACCGCCTCGTCGGGTGTGCGGCTGATGATGAGTGCGATGAACGCCGCTTACGATGTAGCCGAGGGTCGGCCGATCTGGAAACGCCTGCCGTTGTCGATTTTCTATACCGTGGGCATCGCTGGCATGCTGCTCGCGGCCGCCGCGCTGATGGTCCTCGGGCCGCAGGTGATGAGTTGGCTGGCCGGGCAGATCGGTATGGAGGAGTTCGTCGTGACGCTCTGGACCATCCTGCGCTGGCCGGTGATCGTGCTGCTGCTGATGTTCGCCGTGGCGCTGATGTACTACGTGATGCCGGATGTGAAGCAGAAGTTCGTGTTCATCACCCCGGGGTCGGTGCTCGCGGTGGTGGTGTGGATCGTTGCCTCCCTGGGCTTTGGCTACTACGTGAAAACCTTTGCCGACTACAACGCGATGTATGGCAGTATCGGCGCGATCATCGTGTTGCTCCTGTATTTCTATATCTCGGCGGCGGTGCTGCTGCTGGGCGCGGAAATGAATGCGGTGATCGAGCACATGTCGTCCGAAGGCAAGAATCCCGGCGAGAAGGATTTCCACGGGCAGGACGACCGGGCGCCGATCCATGGCCTCGGCCGCGAGCACTCTCTCAAATCGACTACTGACGAAGCCTGA
- the def gene encoding peptide deformylase — protein MIREILKMGDARLLRVAPPVPPEMFDSPELWQLIDDMFQTMEHVGGVGLAAPQIGVDLQLVIFGFERSERYPEAEAVSQTILINPLITPLGPELEEGWEGCLSVPGLRGAVERYRRIRYEGFTPKGEPLVRVAEGFHARVVQHECDHLIGRLYPSRITDFSKFGFTQVLFPDLDPTADD, from the coding sequence ATGATCCGTGAAATCCTGAAAATGGGTGATGCACGCCTGTTGCGCGTGGCGCCGCCGGTTCCTCCCGAGATGTTCGACAGCCCGGAACTCTGGCAACTGATCGACGACATGTTCCAGACCATGGAGCATGTCGGCGGGGTTGGCCTGGCTGCGCCGCAGATCGGGGTCGACCTGCAACTGGTGATCTTCGGCTTCGAGCGCAGCGAGCGTTATCCAGAAGCCGAGGCGGTGTCGCAGACGATCCTGATCAATCCGCTGATCACCCCCCTGGGGCCGGAACTGGAAGAGGGCTGGGAAGGTTGTCTGTCGGTGCCGGGACTGCGCGGCGCGGTGGAGCGCTACAGGCGTATCCGCTATGAGGGTTTCACGCCCAAGGGCGAGCCGCTGGTGCGGGTCGCCGAAGGGTTTCATGCGCGGGTGGTGCAGCATGAGTGCGATCACCTGATCGGACGTCTGTACCCGTCGCGGATCACCGACTTCAGCAAGTTCGGCTTTACCCAGGTGCTGTTTCCCGATCTCGATCCGACCGCCGACGACTGA
- a CDS encoding GNAT family N-acetyltransferase — protein MPDLDYSPLPQSLRPLLDKFYRAHGSSMRASGEGQLWVARDGGIIAGLSLTAVMEGFWLTGLFVEPRWRGRGVAGELIANALATVAGPTWLFCHPDLRGFYEKLGFSHATRLPQALADRLVRYSRNKSLIALGISSAAKNE, from the coding sequence ATGCCCGATCTCGACTACAGCCCCCTCCCCCAATCACTGCGTCCCTTGCTCGACAAGTTTTACCGGGCGCACGGCTCTTCCATGCGCGCCAGCGGCGAAGGGCAATTGTGGGTGGCCCGCGATGGCGGGATCATCGCCGGTCTGTCTTTAACCGCGGTCATGGAAGGTTTCTGGCTCACCGGCCTGTTCGTCGAACCGCGCTGGCGTGGCCGGGGTGTGGCCGGGGAACTGATCGCCAACGCCCTGGCGACAGTTGCAGGACCCACCTGGCTGTTCTGCCATCCAGACCTGAGGGGGTTCTACGAGAAACTCGGCTTCAGCCACGCCACTCGACTGCCCCAGGCCCTGGCAGACCGGTTGGTCCGCTACTCACGCAACAAGTCGCTGATTGCCTTGGGCATCAGCTCGGCGGCGAAAAATGAGTGA
- the gstA gene encoding glutathione transferase GstA codes for MKLYYAPETCSLSPHIVLRELDLPFEGVRVDNRSKITEHGDDFRSINPKGYVAALQLDNGEVLTEGAAILQFLADLKPSAGLAPANGSWQRVRLQEWLNFLGSEVHATMGPLFNAAIPEEVKAIFRTRLFQRFALLESTLARQDYLLEGGFSVADVYLFTVMRWNRFFAIDLAPWPALVRFMARIGARPSVIRALEAESAHDRA; via the coding sequence ATGAAGTTGTATTACGCCCCTGAAACCTGCTCTCTGTCTCCTCACATCGTGCTGCGCGAACTCGACTTGCCGTTCGAAGGGGTTCGGGTCGACAACCGCAGTAAAATCACCGAGCACGGCGACGATTTCCGAAGCATCAACCCCAAGGGCTATGTCGCCGCGCTGCAACTGGACAATGGCGAGGTGCTGACCGAGGGCGCGGCCATCCTGCAGTTTCTCGCCGACCTCAAGCCATCGGCCGGACTGGCTCCGGCCAATGGCAGCTGGCAACGGGTGCGTCTGCAAGAGTGGCTTAATTTTCTTGGCAGCGAAGTGCACGCAACGATGGGACCGTTGTTCAACGCGGCGATCCCCGAGGAGGTCAAGGCAATCTTCCGCACGCGGCTGTTCCAGCGCTTCGCGTTGCTGGAAAGCACCCTGGCGCGGCAGGACTATCTGCTGGAGGGCGGCTTCAGCGTGGCGGATGTGTACCTGTTCACGGTAATGCGCTGGAACCGTTTCTTCGCTATCGACCTGGCGCCCTGGCCGGCGCTGGTGCGCTTCATGGCCCGCATCGGCGCACGACCGAGCGTGATCAGGGCGCTGGAGGCCGAATCGGCGCACGACCGAGCGTGA